In the Flavisolibacter tropicus genome, one interval contains:
- a CDS encoding DUF3467 domain-containing protein — protein MTDQQPQQGINIEITEEIAEGTYANLAIITHSHAEFVVDFVNVMPGTPKSKVKSRIIFTPQHAKRFMKALIENVQRYEAANGEIKDLEEVQIPLHFGGPAAQA, from the coding sequence ATGACAGATCAACAACCCCAACAAGGCATCAACATAGAAATCACCGAAGAAATAGCTGAAGGTACCTACGCCAATCTGGCTATTATTACCCATTCACACGCGGAGTTTGTCGTTGACTTTGTGAATGTAATGCCGGGTACACCTAAGAGCAAGGTAAAATCTCGGATCATCTTTACCCCGCAACATGCCAAGCGTTTTATGAAGGCTCTGATCGAAAATGTACAACGCTATGAAGCGGCTAACGGCGAAATCAAAGACTTAGAAGAAGTGCAGATCCCACTCCATTTCGGTGGCCCTGCTGCACAAGCATAA
- a CDS encoding fumarylacetoacetate hydrolase family protein produces MKIFCVGRNYAAHAQELGNAIPDEPVIFMKPKSALLQSHTPFYYPEFTNELHYECELVLRISKNGKYIQEKFASKYYDAVTVGIDFTARDIQNELKEKGLPWEKAKAWDNSAVIGKWIPLPNIKDRSNINFTLLKNKEIVQQGNSKNMLHNFDYIVSYISNYFSINIGDLIFTGTPAGVGEVVVGDELEGTMEEETLLNLEVK; encoded by the coding sequence ATGAAAATATTCTGCGTCGGAAGAAACTATGCGGCCCATGCACAAGAGTTAGGTAATGCAATCCCAGATGAACCTGTGATATTCATGAAACCCAAAAGCGCACTACTTCAGTCGCACACCCCCTTTTACTACCCGGAGTTTACCAATGAACTACATTACGAGTGTGAATTGGTACTGCGTATTTCTAAGAACGGAAAGTACATTCAAGAGAAGTTTGCCTCTAAGTATTACGACGCCGTCACAGTCGGTATCGACTTTACAGCCCGCGACATACAGAATGAATTAAAGGAGAAAGGCCTGCCTTGGGAAAAAGCTAAAGCCTGGGACAATTCCGCTGTTATTGGTAAATGGATCCCATTGCCCAATATAAAAGACCGTAGTAATATCAACTTCACCTTACTTAAAAATAAAGAGATAGTGCAACAGGGAAATTCCAAAAACATGCTGCACAACTTTGACTACATCGTGTCTTATATCTCCAACTACTTTTCTATTAACATTGGCGACCTGATATTTACAGGCACACCCGCTGGAGTAGGAGAGGTAGTAGTAGGAGATGAGTTGGAAGGCACTATGGAAGAGGAAACGCTACTCAATTTAGAGGTTAAATAA
- a CDS encoding DUF1735 domain-containing protein has translation MKKSFKILVSMLATAVCLSSCLKDKSLFDPDKVDNVVEFANLGAIESSTTSPYPLFSKSFEVVPEAQLEVYVNYAGDEAAAPEDITVQLAVKSDALTTYNTANKTSYTLLPTSLYSVPTSVVIPKGSRNAKVVITFKPNQFDLSKTYGLPLAITSATKGNISGNFGTVVYRVGAKNKYDGVYEIKADNATFQDVQIGAAATKAYPKTVHLVTVGANSVAYFDPNLNSGTYGYRFLNNGSGTYYGNFAPVFEMDPTTLSVKAVTNHAPYIGNTQGRDAKLDPTGVNKFTFNGNTPSTLQVSYILTQNGANKALITEKLEYKGPRP, from the coding sequence ATGAAAAAATCATTTAAGATATTAGTATCCATGCTAGCTACGGCTGTATGTCTTAGCTCATGCTTGAAGGATAAGTCACTTTTTGACCCTGATAAAGTGGACAATGTTGTTGAGTTTGCAAACTTAGGCGCAATTGAGTCTTCTACAACAAGCCCATATCCTTTGTTTAGTAAGTCTTTTGAAGTAGTTCCCGAGGCTCAACTTGAAGTATATGTAAATTATGCCGGCGATGAAGCTGCCGCTCCAGAGGACATTACAGTGCAGTTAGCTGTTAAATCTGATGCTTTAACAACTTATAACACTGCTAACAAAACAAGTTATACGCTTTTACCTACCAGCTTGTATTCTGTACCTACCAGTGTAGTTATTCCTAAAGGTTCAAGAAATGCAAAGGTTGTAATTACATTCAAGCCTAACCAATTTGACTTGTCAAAGACTTATGGTTTGCCTTTAGCAATCACTTCTGCAACAAAAGGAAATATTAGCGGCAATTTTGGTACTGTAGTTTACAGAGTAGGTGCTAAAAATAAATACGATGGTGTTTATGAAATAAAGGCAGATAATGCCACTTTTCAAGACGTTCAAATAGGTGCAGCAGCTACAAAAGCATACCCTAAAACAGTACATTTGGTAACAGTAGGGGCTAACTCTGTAGCGTATTTCGATCCAAACCTGAATTCTGGTACGTATGGATACAGATTTTTGAATAATGGCTCAGGTACATACTATGGCAACTTTGCTCCAGTATTTGAAATGGATCCAACAACTCTTAGCGTAAAAGCTGTAACTAATCACGCTCCTTATATTGGTAACACACAGGGTCGCGATGCCAAGCTGGATCCAACAGGAGTTAATAAGTTTACATTTAATGGTAACACGCCATCTACTTTACAAGTAAGTTATATTTTAACTCAAAATGGTGCAAACAAAGCGTTGATTACCGAAAAATTGGAATATAAAGGTCCTCGACCTTAA
- the pth gene encoding aminoacyl-tRNA hydrolase yields MTKFLIVGLGNIGNEYENTRHNIGFDVVNAFVRKHGGSFQSDRLAYKAEVRWKGRLFICICPTTYMNRSGQALKYWLDKEKIAIENILVIVDDLALPLSKLRLRPGGSDAGHNGLRDIQAMLGTTEYPKLRFGIGSNFARGRQVDFVLGKWTPEEVPLVKLKIDKSAEVIESFSTIGIAATMNAINKIDFSL; encoded by the coding sequence ATGACTAAATTTTTGATCGTTGGGCTGGGGAACATTGGAAATGAGTATGAAAATACCCGACATAATATTGGCTTTGATGTAGTAAACGCCTTTGTTCGAAAGCATGGAGGTAGTTTTCAATCCGACAGACTGGCCTATAAAGCCGAAGTTCGCTGGAAAGGAAGACTGTTTATTTGTATTTGCCCAACCACCTACATGAATCGTAGCGGTCAGGCCTTGAAATACTGGCTGGACAAGGAAAAGATAGCAATAGAGAATATTCTTGTAATAGTAGATGATCTGGCCTTGCCATTGAGTAAACTACGCCTGCGCCCAGGTGGTAGTGATGCAGGCCATAATGGCCTGAGAGATATACAAGCCATGCTGGGTACAACCGAGTATCCAAAACTTCGTTTTGGTATTGGTAGCAATTTTGCAAGAGGTAGACAGGTTGATTTTGTGTTGGGGAAATGGACACCGGAAGAAGTGCCTTTGGTCAAACTAAAGATTGATAAAAGTGCTGAAGTTATTGAGAGCTTTTCCACAATTGGAATAGCTGCTACCATGAATGCAATAAATAAGATTGATTTTTCGCTATGA
- the radC gene encoding RadC family protein — protein MYSIKDWAKDDRPREKLRMKGAQALSDSELLAILITNGTRQKTALDLAKEVLQLGKNNLPQLGKLTVRDLMKVKGIGEAKAISIVAALEIGRRREATASRQKEIISSSADVAAYLQTLLKDYQHEVFAVLFLNRSNKVNHFQIISEGGITGTVADPRIILKRALEENAVSLILCHNHPSGSLKPSRADEELTQKIKEAARFFDIKVLDHLIVSEDGYFSFADEGIL, from the coding sequence ATGTACTCTATAAAAGACTGGGCAAAAGACGATAGACCACGCGAAAAACTACGCATGAAAGGGGCTCAAGCCCTTTCCGACTCTGAGTTATTAGCAATTTTAATAACGAATGGAACCCGCCAAAAAACGGCCTTAGACCTGGCAAAAGAAGTTTTACAATTAGGTAAAAACAATTTACCCCAGCTAGGTAAACTTACTGTGCGCGACTTAATGAAAGTAAAAGGAATAGGCGAAGCCAAGGCAATTTCGATAGTGGCCGCCCTTGAAATTGGGCGCCGCCGGGAAGCGACAGCCTCCCGCCAAAAGGAAATTATTAGCAGTAGTGCAGATGTGGCGGCTTACTTACAAACCCTTTTAAAAGACTACCAGCACGAGGTATTTGCCGTACTATTCCTAAACCGTTCTAACAAGGTCAATCATTTTCAAATTATCAGCGAGGGCGGTATTACCGGTACAGTGGCAGATCCAAGGATCATTCTCAAACGGGCACTGGAAGAAAATGCTGTCAGCTTAATACTTTGCCACAACCATCCTTCCGGAAGTTTAAAACCCAGTCGCGCAGATGAAGAGCTAACTCAAAAAATCAAAGAGGCTGCCCGTTTTTTTGATATCAAGGTGCTGGATCACTTAATTGTTAGTGAAGATGGGTATTTCAGTTTTGCGGATGAGGGGATACTTTAG
- a CDS encoding DeoR/GlpR family DNA-binding transcription regulator: MTITDRHQYILQKLQENGRVDIQELSDDIQVSGVTIRKDLKILEERNLLFRTKGGGSISNPYTIEKPINEKEFIKIEEKIKIAKAALPFTNETDSILIGSGTTVFELSRSLHPFKHLTVITPALKVALELHNRPNVEVLQLGGIIHQSSASAAGGFAELLLSNISCDILFLGVDGIDLEFGLSITNLTEASLNQKMIHIAQKVIILADSSKFGRRGLGRVCGLDQVHYIITDNAVPADIVAQLEEKGIKVIIAH; the protein is encoded by the coding sequence ATGACCATTACCGACAGACACCAATATATTCTTCAGAAATTACAAGAGAATGGACGTGTAGATATTCAGGAGCTAAGTGACGATATCCAGGTTTCCGGTGTAACCATTCGTAAGGATTTAAAAATCCTTGAAGAGCGCAACCTGCTTTTCCGAACAAAAGGTGGCGGCTCTATATCTAACCCCTACACAATAGAGAAACCCATCAATGAAAAGGAATTCATTAAAATTGAAGAAAAGATAAAAATAGCCAAAGCGGCGCTACCATTTACCAACGAAACAGACTCCATTCTTATTGGATCGGGCACAACGGTATTTGAGCTTTCCCGCAGTCTTCATCCATTTAAACACTTAACCGTTATTACGCCTGCTCTCAAAGTGGCTTTGGAGTTACACAACCGTCCCAATGTAGAGGTGCTGCAATTGGGTGGCATTATTCATCAAAGCTCAGCCTCAGCAGCAGGCGGTTTTGCGGAACTGTTATTAAGCAATATTTCCTGCGACATTCTTTTTTTAGGTGTTGACGGCATTGACTTAGAATTTGGCTTATCAATCACCAATTTAACAGAAGCCAGCCTGAACCAGAAAATGATCCACATTGCGCAAAAGGTGATCATTTTAGCAGACAGTTCTAAGTTTGGCCGAAGAGGTTTGGGAAGAGTTTGCGGCCTGGACCAGGTGCATTACATTATTACCGATAACGCTGTTCCAGCTGATATTGTAGCACAGCTCGAAGAAAAGGGCATTAAAGTAATAATAGCTCATTAA
- a CDS encoding SusD/RagB family nutrient-binding outer membrane lipoprotein: MKKLKNILIAGAVIVALPSCKKYLDINENPNDPTSSTPELVLPQAITRTANTVPTFNFYGAQTVGYLANGGGVSGWGSIISYNYTTADFAGLWNTTYDILEDFQYVINNTEGKETYAYHNAAAKIMKAYNFELLVDTYNDVPYTEAFNGTKNLLPKYDKAQDIYKDLAVQLDAAIAQIKAAQAQTDDSKKPTALASGSDPLFKGDVNKWKQFANTLKLRLVVRGSGKVSFANTTFDAAGFLTDDAIVNPGYTKIDGKQNPLWDYFAYTAASAAVTRGGQYVPTPFILSFYDGNKVLDTVRGKLTYKEWSGTNGTSTPTNQLGSQATNAAKGATPNSWILAANATSSARGIFKAADAGQPIMLAAESYFLQAEADVRTITSNNAKANFNKGLEASFRYLMKDAAGNVLAAAAAADSAVVATTKYVTANSSNYLVNFDAATTNQEKIEAIITQKYIALNMILSHEAWNEYRRTGYPKIVAGSANSRLTFASTVSQSTNTEKLPTRLLYPESEFRYNQNNVPKGINAFTSKIFWAL, encoded by the coding sequence ATGAAAAAATTAAAAAATATATTAATAGCAGGGGCTGTGATTGTAGCGTTGCCTTCCTGTAAAAAATACCTGGATATCAATGAGAATCCAAACGATCCTACTTCATCAACGCCTGAATTAGTATTGCCTCAAGCTATTACACGTACTGCTAACACCGTTCCTACCTTCAATTTTTACGGTGCACAAACTGTAGGTTATTTAGCTAATGGTGGTGGTGTAAGCGGATGGGGATCAATCATCTCTTACAACTACACTACTGCAGATTTTGCAGGTCTTTGGAATACTACTTACGATATCTTAGAAGATTTCCAATATGTAATTAATAACACAGAAGGCAAAGAAACCTATGCTTATCATAATGCAGCAGCAAAGATCATGAAGGCATATAACTTTGAATTGCTGGTTGATACTTACAATGATGTGCCTTATACAGAAGCATTCAATGGAACAAAGAATTTGTTGCCAAAGTATGATAAAGCTCAGGACATTTATAAAGACCTGGCTGTTCAATTAGACGCAGCTATTGCTCAAATCAAAGCTGCTCAAGCGCAGACTGATGACAGTAAAAAGCCAACAGCTTTAGCTTCTGGTTCAGACCCGCTGTTTAAAGGCGATGTTAACAAGTGGAAGCAATTTGCTAATACTTTGAAGTTAAGATTAGTAGTTCGCGGAAGTGGCAAAGTAAGTTTTGCTAATACAACCTTTGATGCTGCTGGCTTCTTAACTGATGACGCTATTGTTAACCCTGGTTATACAAAAATAGACGGTAAGCAAAACCCACTTTGGGACTACTTTGCTTACACTGCAGCCAGTGCAGCTGTAACTCGTGGTGGACAATATGTACCAACTCCATTTATTCTTTCTTTCTATGATGGAAATAAAGTGTTAGATACTGTTCGTGGTAAACTGACGTATAAAGAATGGTCTGGCACTAATGGTACAAGTACACCTACAAACCAGTTAGGTAGCCAAGCTACCAATGCCGCTAAAGGTGCTACTCCTAACTCTTGGATTTTAGCTGCTAATGCTACATCTTCTGCCAGAGGTATCTTCAAAGCTGCAGATGCTGGACAACCAATCATGCTGGCCGCTGAAAGCTATTTCTTACAAGCTGAAGCTGACGTGCGCACCATTACTTCGAATAATGCTAAGGCTAATTTTAATAAAGGCCTCGAAGCCTCTTTCAGATACTTAATGAAAGATGCTGCAGGTAATGTCTTAGCCGCAGCGGCTGCGGCAGATTCTGCTGTTGTTGCAACAACGAAGTACGTTACTGCCAATAGTTCTAACTATTTAGTAAATTTTGATGCAGCTACTACTAATCAAGAAAAGATCGAAGCAATCATTACGCAAAAGTATATTGCACTGAATATGATTTTGAGCCATGAAGCTTGGAATGAGTATAGAAGAACAGGTTATCCTAAAATTGTTGCGGGTTCTGCTAACTCTAGATTGACGTTTGCATCAACTGTATCTCAATCAACAAATACGGAGAAGCTACCTACAAGGCTTTTATATCCTGAATCTGAATTCAGATACAACCAAAATAATGTGCCTAAAGGCATCAATGCTTTCACTTCTAAAATTTTCTGGGCACTTTAA
- a CDS encoding ribose-phosphate pyrophosphokinase, producing the protein MLPTAKIFSGTGSQHLTEQICKRYGITPGKINIQRFSDGEIQPIFLESIRGDVVFLVQSTCAPSDNLMELLLMIDAARRASAHRIVAVIPYYGYARQDRKDKPRVAIGSKLVANMLTAAGAHRVITMDLHAPQIQGFFDIPVDHLDSSAVFIPYITQLKLENLTFAAPDVGATNRIREIASYFEAEMVICDKHRKRANEIASMVVIGDVTDRDIVIIDDICDTAGTLAKSAALLKEKGARSVRALVTHPVLSGKAFQNIENSVLEELIVCDTIPLKQESSKIKVISVAELFAVAIRNAYENKSINNLFIHSQRREM; encoded by the coding sequence ATGTTACCCACTGCCAAAATTTTCTCTGGTACAGGATCCCAGCATCTTACAGAACAGATTTGTAAGCGTTATGGTATAACTCCTGGAAAGATTAATATTCAACGATTTAGCGACGGCGAGATCCAGCCGATTTTCTTAGAAAGTATTCGTGGCGATGTAGTTTTTCTGGTACAAAGTACCTGCGCGCCTAGTGACAATTTGATGGAGCTGCTCCTGATGATTGATGCCGCTCGCCGTGCTTCTGCACACAGAATCGTAGCGGTTATACCTTATTATGGTTATGCCCGCCAGGATCGTAAAGACAAGCCCCGTGTAGCAATTGGATCCAAGTTGGTAGCTAATATGCTTACGGCTGCTGGTGCACACCGTGTGATCACCATGGATTTACACGCGCCACAGATACAGGGATTTTTTGATATTCCAGTGGATCACCTCGACAGCTCGGCCGTTTTTATACCTTATATAACACAATTGAAGCTGGAAAACCTTACTTTTGCGGCCCCTGACGTGGGTGCAACAAACCGCATCAGGGAAATAGCCAGCTATTTTGAGGCTGAAATGGTAATCTGCGATAAGCACCGTAAACGTGCAAATGAGATTGCCAGCATGGTAGTGATCGGGGATGTGACAGATAGAGATATTGTGATCATTGATGACATCTGCGATACAGCAGGAACACTGGCTAAAAGTGCTGCTCTTTTAAAAGAAAAAGGCGCTCGTAGCGTTAGGGCATTGGTTACACATCCGGTATTAAGTGGTAAAGCGTTCCAGAATATTGAGAACAGTGTGTTAGAAGAACTGATTGTTTGCGATACTATTCCGCTGAAGCAAGAGTCTTCTAAGATCAAAGTAATTAGTGTTGCCGAGTTGTTTGCAGTAGCCATCCGCAACGCCTACGAAAACAAGAGCATCAACAACCTGTTCATTCACTCTCAGCGGAGAGAAATGTAA
- a CDS encoding alpha-ketoacid dehydrogenase subunit alpha/beta: MDKNILLETYRLMYSVKVMAETYEANRPITKYVHSTSRGHEAIQLAAAFQLKPQDWVSPYYRDESLLLGMGWTPYELMLQLLTKGDDPFTGGRSYYSHPNSLADDKPKIIHQSSATGMQVIPTTGVAQGIQYKEHVKGYWTNNDEEKPVVICSLGDASVTEGEVSEALQFAVLKNLPIIYLIQDNEWGISVTSAEGRAMDAYEYAEGFKGLNKIRVDGTDFAASYDTMRKVVNHVREHRKPWLVHAKCSLLNHHTSGVRKEFYRTDEDLAKHAQNDPLPKLREKLLNSVTEDVVRVIEEEVTATIKQQFDKAVAATEPDPSKVGEHVFVPTPITEEKGERQPAGKDKVIMVDAALFAIRELMEENPECLLYGQDVGKRLGGVFREAATLGDQFGDQRVFNTAIQEAYIIGSTVGVSAVGLKPIVEVQFADYIYPGFNQLVTEISKSCYLSCGKFPVSTIIRVPIGAYGGGGPYHSGSVESTLLSIKGIKIAYPSNAADMKGLMKAAYYDPNPVVMLEHKGLYWSKVPGTEDAKTIEPSRDYVLPFGKGAVVLKASEEAIENGESACIITYGMGVYWAKAAAKFFNNQIEVVDLRTLFPLDEELIYATVQKHGKCLILTEEQQNNSFAEALAGRISKNCFRFLDAPVDVLGALNLPAVPLNMGLEAAMLPNAEKVKERLVQLLGY, translated from the coding sequence ATGGATAAAAATATATTGTTAGAGACGTACCGGCTAATGTATAGTGTGAAAGTAATGGCCGAAACCTATGAAGCAAACCGGCCTATTACTAAGTATGTACATTCTACCTCCCGCGGGCATGAGGCCATTCAGCTGGCTGCCGCTTTTCAGTTGAAACCGCAGGATTGGGTAAGCCCTTATTACCGCGATGAGAGCCTGTTACTGGGCATGGGATGGACACCTTACGAGCTAATGTTGCAACTGTTGACAAAGGGCGACGATCCATTTACAGGGGGCAGAAGCTATTACTCGCACCCCAATTCACTAGCAGACGATAAACCCAAGATCATTCATCAAAGCAGTGCTACTGGTATGCAGGTTATTCCTACAACCGGCGTAGCACAGGGTATTCAATATAAAGAACACGTCAAAGGATACTGGACTAACAACGATGAAGAAAAACCAGTAGTCATTTGTTCATTAGGCGACGCCTCTGTAACAGAGGGCGAGGTGAGTGAAGCCTTGCAGTTTGCTGTATTGAAAAACCTCCCCATCATCTATTTAATACAGGACAATGAATGGGGCATCAGTGTAACATCGGCAGAAGGCCGCGCCATGGATGCTTACGAATATGCAGAAGGTTTTAAGGGATTAAATAAAATAAGGGTAGATGGGACCGACTTTGCCGCATCGTACGATACCATGCGTAAGGTGGTAAACCATGTGCGCGAACACCGCAAGCCTTGGCTGGTACATGCCAAGTGCTCTCTGTTAAACCACCATACCAGTGGTGTACGCAAGGAGTTTTACCGGACAGATGAAGACCTGGCTAAGCATGCTCAAAACGACCCGCTACCTAAGTTGCGCGAAAAGCTGTTGAATTCAGTAACAGAAGATGTTGTTCGTGTTATAGAAGAGGAGGTAACCGCTACCATTAAACAGCAATTTGACAAGGCGGTGGCGGCAACAGAGCCTGATCCTTCAAAGGTGGGCGAGCACGTATTTGTGCCTACACCCATAACAGAAGAGAAGGGCGAGCGCCAGCCAGCAGGCAAAGACAAGGTGATCATGGTAGATGCCGCTCTGTTTGCCATCCGTGAGCTGATGGAAGAAAATCCAGAATGCCTGCTTTACGGCCAGGATGTAGGTAAGCGCTTAGGTGGTGTGTTCCGCGAGGCGGCTACGCTGGGCGACCAGTTTGGTGATCAACGAGTCTTCAATACCGCTATTCAAGAGGCCTATATCATAGGCTCAACAGTAGGTGTAAGTGCAGTAGGACTGAAGCCGATTGTAGAGGTACAATTTGCCGATTATATCTATCCCGGCTTTAACCAGCTGGTAACCGAAATATCAAAATCCTGTTACCTGTCTTGTGGTAAATTCCCCGTATCTACTATCATCAGGGTGCCCATTGGTGCCTACGGTGGGGGCGGCCCCTACCACAGCGGTAGCGTAGAAAGCACCCTGTTAAGTATCAAAGGAATTAAGATTGCTTACCCTTCCAACGCTGCCGATATGAAAGGCTTGATGAAGGCAGCCTATTATGATCCAAACCCGGTAGTAATGCTGGAGCACAAAGGCCTGTACTGGAGTAAAGTGCCAGGTACCGAAGATGCTAAAACCATTGAACCATCCCGCGATTATGTGCTGCCCTTTGGTAAAGGAGCTGTAGTGCTCAAAGCCAGCGAAGAGGCTATAGAGAATGGGGAAAGCGCTTGTATCATTACCTATGGTATGGGCGTATACTGGGCAAAAGCGGCTGCCAAATTCTTCAATAACCAAATAGAAGTGGTAGATCTGCGTACGCTGTTCCCATTAGATGAAGAATTGATCTATGCCACTGTGCAGAAGCATGGTAAATGCCTGATATTAACCGAGGAGCAACAAAACAACTCTTTTGCAGAGGCCCTGGCCGGACGCATTTCCAAGAACTGCTTCCGCTTCCTCGATGCCCCTGTGGATGTATTGGGTGCCCTGAATCTACCCGCCGTTCCATTGAACATGGGACTAGAGGCAGCCATGCTGCCCAATGCAGAAAAAGTAAAAGAGCGCTTGGTGCAGTTGTTAGGGTACTAG
- a CDS encoding 50S ribosomal protein L25, whose amino-acid sequence MKTITIEGQLRTEHGKSATRQLRSQELVPGVIYGGAQEINFAAPAKAVRPIVYTPSFQIAEVTVDGKTYRCILKDLQFDKTSDELIHIDLLELVEDKKVIATIPLSFVGTAAGVRAGGRLVTKMKALKVKTYPKYLKEQIEVNVEHMNVGDNIRVEDVKTENYEVINSPRIPVASVVTTRALRQEEAAATPAKKK is encoded by the coding sequence ATGAAGACAATTACTATCGAAGGACAACTGAGGACCGAACATGGCAAGTCAGCCACCCGCCAACTTCGCTCTCAGGAACTAGTGCCTGGTGTAATTTACGGGGGTGCTCAGGAGATCAATTTCGCTGCTCCTGCTAAGGCGGTACGCCCAATAGTATACACACCAAGCTTTCAGATTGCTGAAGTAACAGTTGACGGTAAAACCTATCGTTGCATTTTGAAAGATCTGCAGTTCGATAAAACTTCCGATGAGCTGATCCACATCGATCTTTTAGAGCTGGTTGAAGACAAAAAAGTGATCGCTACTATTCCATTGAGCTTTGTAGGTACTGCTGCTGGTGTGCGCGCTGGTGGTCGTCTGGTTACAAAGATGAAAGCGTTGAAAGTAAAAACGTATCCAAAGTATTTGAAAGAGCAAATTGAAGTTAACGTTGAACATATGAACGTTGGTGACAACATTCGTGTTGAAGACGTAAAAACAGAGAACTACGAAGTAATTAACTCCCCTCGTATTCCTGTAGCTTCTGTTGTTACTACACGTGCTTTGCGTCAGGAAGAAGCTGCTGCTACTCCTGCGAAAAAGAAATAA